From the Fusarium oxysporum Fo47 chromosome X, complete sequence genome, the window TAACTTACAGATAGACAGAATGGTGTTGTACTGAACGCCTGTGATAAGGCCAAGAGGTTAAAAGAGGTTTTAGCCAGAATACAAAGAAAACACACCTGTCATGCCCAAATCTTCGACCATTCCCTCAATCTTCGCATTACCAATGTTGGCACGGTCGATGTGGCAGATCAGATACAGCAGCGCAAGCATTGGCACAAGTCGAACATCAACCTTGCggaagaccttcttcttctgctcctcgGTGTAACTATTGTAGAAGTCGGCATCGTCAGGGTCCAAACCAAAGACGCGGAAACCGGCAATCTCGATGGCCTCGGAGGTGTTTTCGAGATGGTCCGGCTTCTGGTCGCCGACCTCAACGTCGCTTTTGGAGATTGAACTTCGAggagccatgatgaacttgttgctgctcttgaacttgaagctCGGGAGTTGTGATGCTGAATGACCGAGCCTTGGAAGTGCTGAACCAGGCTGGGTATTATAGTCGAGACAACGATCTGGAAAAGCGAAGGAGGTCATTGCGTAGATTAGCTCAAGCGGATGCCCCCCATTTCCCCAGACGAAAGCCAGTGTAACCCCAGACTTGGCGACATCCAAAGCGGAGTCTCCTTGTTTGCCAAGTGCGGGGTAGGAATTCTGATGGTCTCATTGTACGGAAAATAGCACCCCCAATGCCATCTCCTGGGGGATCGACGGATCTGTTGACGTACGGAAAAGCACCCAATCAAGTGGTTATCCGCGACGGATCTGTGACCAGCCACATCAATCTTTCAAGGAAACATGTCCGATGTGCTTTTTCCTCTAGATACGGATATGGAAACAACTCCCATGGAGTACTACACCAAGTAATCATGCGTGATACCCGTGATGGTTACTCAAAGGAAATGATGCTTACCCCGCAAACAACAATGAAATGACAGCTCAGCCATGCACAATCCCGGGATAAATAGTCCACCACTCAAACAATGCAGTTCCAATCAGTAGACTCAACAATCGCAAAATACACACTAGATCACAATCATGGCTCAACGAAgcatcatcaaagacattgtCATCACCCCTGTGGCCTTCCATGATATGCCCCTGCTAAACAGCGTGGGTGTACATGAGCCATACGCTTTGCGCAGCATTATCGAGATCATCACAGAAGACTCATACGGTCTCGGTGAATCATATGGAGATTCGGCACATCTAGACCGCTTGCAAAAAGCAGCGGATAAGATTAAGGGTCTTTCTATTTACAGCACAAACATTATCTACCAAAAATGCGTTGAGTCACTCAAGACCGACACCAATACTGGCGGAGATGGCATGGGAGGCATGGTGACTACTGCCTCAGTCGCTGACAAGGTCTTCTCACCGTTCGAAGTCGCATGTCTTGACTTACAGGGCAAACTAGCTGGTATATCCGTTAGTGACCTTCTAGGCGGACGCGTGAGAGACCAAGTCCAATACTCAGCCTATCTCTTCTACAAATGGGGCGGACACCCTGGTCACGAAGATGACGAATACGGCCCTGCGCTAGACCCTCAAGGAGTGGTGAAGCAAGCCAAAAAGATCATTGACGAGTATGGCTTCAAAGCaatcaagctcaagggaGGCGTCTTCCCCCCTGCAGAGGAAGTTGCCGCGATCAAAGCTCTACATGAAGCTTTTCCCGATTTGCCGTTGAGACTTGATCCAAACGCGGCTTGGACTGTTGAGACTTCAAAGTGGGTCGCaaaagagcttgatggtATTGTTGAGTACTTGGAAGATCCGGCTGGTGAGATCGAGGGAATGGCTGCTGTTGCCAAAGAGGCATCGATGCCCCTGGCTACCAACATGGCAGTTGTTTCTTTCGACCATCTCCCACCGTCAATTCTCCAAAATGCTGTACAAGTCATCTTATCTGATCATCACTTCTGGGGAGGCCTTCGAAAGTCACAAACACTAGCATCCATCTGTGCAACTTGGGGTCTGCGCCTTTCGATGCACTCAAACAGTCACTTGGGTATCTCACTCGCCGCCATGACGCATCTTGCCTCCGCAACACCAAATCTGGATTATGCTTGCGACACTCACTGGCCTTGGAAGCGCCGAGATGAAGACGTTGTTGTTGACGGCGCATTGAAGTGGAAGGATGGCGGTGTTGTCGTGCCGACAGTGCCAGGTCTAGGCGTCGAGCTAGACAGAGAGAGGTTGGCAAAGCTTCATCAACAGTACCTGGACTGTGGGTTGAAGAAGCGTGATGATACTACGTATATGAAGAGGTTTCAGCCAGACTTTTCAGAGAAGATCCCTCGATGGTAGATACCGGGCGTTGTTAGCCGGTTTCAAGCAGACCAGTCATACCTGGACTTTCATGTATACAATAGTCTCTCAAATTTCTTTAATCTTGTCCTGTACAGTGTAGCTAACATGATCCAGAAATGAGTTTTCCACTAAAAATAAAACACTTCATTGAGTAAGCTCTTCTCGTAGCAGAGGTCGATTTCTATCCAGTGCTATTCTTGCCAGGGTAACTTCTTGACTAAATCTGGCCTTCTTGACTGAAGCATGACTCTTAGTTCATTTGCGAACAACATAACGTATCCCGAAATGAATTGAATAGGAGACTTAGCCTTTATCAATCTGTCCGATGGTCTGCAACATCTCCTTCAAGTCCTTCGGTTCCTCTGTGAAGACTGTAACCTTCATCTTGTCTCCCTCGCCTTCCCATCCGTAGTTCGGTGTCCCATCAGCCTTTTTCCCGTAAATCCATTCAATACCATCTAGAAACGTCTCCTGGGTGATGATCAGGTGTTTGGAGATATAGTGCGTCCACGTGGGAACATTGTTTGGGTTGAAGGCGCCCATGACGAGAATGATATTGGAATTAGTTGGTGATTATCTACTTGACTCTTCTGGCAGAATTGGATTTGTCTGATTTGTCTCTTCCGTTATTAGACGTGCATATATTTTACGAAAAACGAAGGATCTGAGTTCGATTAGACCTTTCAGCCATTATATATCTGACGAGACTATGTGAATCAGAGAACAGGTCCCTTAAGACGCACTATATTTGCTATTTCATCCAAACAGCACCTGAATCATCTTCAGTCATTTAGATCCAGTTTCATGGGATCGAGGGCATGTCTGGAGATTCCAACTCTAGGAAAGCTGATAAGTCTCAGCATGGCCAAGGATACAAATCGTCAACTCATCACAGACaagattaataatatttatgATGGTTTGTTGGTTTGGCGAAGCTACCATTTCTTGCATCACGGGACTGTTTTTGTGGAACATAATGACAGGACAACGGTTATTCACGATCATTCGTGTCCAGCATCATGAACATACAATCTCTACTAACCCTAAAGGAGATGTTTCTGAGAAGGTTGCGCGAACACATAACAGTCCTCAAACTGACAAGAAGTGATTTACTAGGATGACTCAGCATACGGAGGGGTTGGCGTCCCCAAGAGTCGCATTACCCGGTACCCGAGACCTGAAGATTCAAAGGATTAATTAAACAAGAGTTGCGGTATTACAAAGTACCAAGATCTGGCATcaaataattcttttttcttaAATATATGTAATTAAAGGATATAGCAGCGGATAAGAAACTAATGCTATTGGTATATCTTGTTTTGCTAGTTATAGACACTCAGCAACACGAGCAAAGACACATCCTCCAGAAAATACctttccatcatcacaacCCTAGCCAAGGTTAAGGTCTTTACTCATGACTGCTGTCTTTTCCCTTTGCAAGCAAGTAACCGCGCGGCCCGGAAAATGTTGCTGAAGTAGGATCCAACTTCATCTGACCACCATCGTCGTCAGCTTATGTGAGCAACCAGAAATAATATATCTGGGCAACATCAACTGGATTCTGTCTTCTTTCTGACTTGACATTCTACTTTTCACCGCTTGTGCATTGACTAGAGTCCACAGAACCTTATCATTAAAATGTCTGCCAACTCAGACCTTAGGAAGCAAATCGAAACTACGGTGATTAGCTTCCTCGCGAGCTACGAAGACGGCAGAAAAGCCAAGGACCCGTCAGTCATCAACCGCGATGTGACTTCAGACTGCACTCGCCAACTTCTTCCCGCATCACTTTGCAAAGCGCTCGGCCTCCCGGAAGAGTTTCTCATACCCAATGATGTCTACGAGAAGCTCTACGCCGACGATCTTTCTCTTGGCGGCGTTCACAATACCGTGTCAAAGCACTTGACGATCGACGTTGAGGCCCGGTGCGCGGCAGTTGAGAGCAGTGGAGACATGATCTACCATCATGGCGAGATTCTGCACCTAGAATTTTCTTGGGTTTTCTATCTTACTGGTGATGGTACGAAGATAAGCCGGGTTATAGAGTTCGCTGATAGCACTGCTGTCCTGAAGATGGCGGCCATAGCGAAAGAGTGTGCCGCCAAAAATGGCCAGGGTGAAGAGGTCGATTTTGACGCTACTGGATAGTGTGACGGTTCATGGTGATGACCAGAGCCATTAAATACTTATTGTCTTGTGAAAATGATAATTTCTCTGctatttataagatattgTTTTATCACAGGCCAAAATTTTATGACGCTTCCGGTATGATTGGTGGATTCACGGTCAAACAAATCGTGGTCTTGGCGATCAAACAAGTCGAAACAGCACTACAAATAGCAAGGCAGAAACGTGGTCTTGGTGCAAAAGTTCCGGACTTTTCCGTTGTTGCGAAACACTTCATGTTGATGTTCGGTGGAGAACTTCAATTTGATACATGGCGACTCCGAAGCGCCCAAGCACCTGCTGAATACAGTCCGCGGGCCTCTATTTATTTAAACTTAAATATAGAGAGATACTGGAGACCGACTGGAGACCGACTGGAGCCTGGGGAAGGCCTGAACGCGGGACGTGAAACCCGGTACAGTTCCCAATTAACGCGAGCCGGGGCTGTTTATCGCCGGCTCCATGGAGTTTTCAATATGCTTGCAGTATGTGAAAGAGGTTTTATGTCCGTGGAATATTCTATTGATCTGCCCGGTACGCCCGAAACTCAAAAGAATGCCCAGCGTGGCTTAAAAGTCTTGGAATTTTGAGCCGCTTGCGACGTGGCATTGCAGGGATGTTCAGCGCCTCTGCCGTGTCTCCAAGccaccatcgacaacaacaaaTGCCATCATTTATGACGATCTGTTGACCAAGACGGCAGTTTACTTATCTCGCATACGAAATGAAACGCGACAGATCGCAGGTGAACACGATCCGTAAGAGCCGCAACCAATACCACAGCCCCCTATCGAAACAAGTTTGAGGACGATCTTCAAACGCGACCTCAAACCCTTCAATACTAATTTAGGCCGCAATCTACACTCCCTGTCCACGTCCAAGTGTTCGATATCTACACCCAATGGGATCCAGCGACTCTCATTCCAAATTCTCCACCGACAAGGTAAGCTTAAGCCTCATTAGCATTGGTACGAGTCAGGTGACGAGTACGACGACCAAAGCGGGACGTGCAGGGCATATCTATTGGCTCACCGTTGATCTTCAAGACGATCGCACTGATATACAACAAGGGAGAGCTCAGGAGCTATCCCAATGTTTTGGGTCTCATATCTTATACACGAGACTTCGTTGGCCAGCGGCCTTGCAACGCGGTGCGGCTCAGGCGTTACCCGTTGTCGCGCCCGTCACTAAAATTAGTCTAGTTTGCGTGTCATGTCCAAGAAACGTGTAATGAAGATCTGGTATCCAGTAAAGAGCAGGCATGTGAGATTCGTAATGAAATTTGCAAAAGTGCCGACACGATGGCGATAGTGCTTGGGCTCTTATCGCCGTTGGCGAATATTTATACCTCGTGCCAAGCCCCTGAACATCTGCCTTCCTGGCTGTATCAACAGCAGAACGCCTCGACTATAGTCTGGAACTCTCACGTAGGAGTCTGGTGACTACATATATTAGTGGAACTCTCTTCGATTTTTCTTCGACCTCTCCTTATCATCTCAGTTTACACAAAATATTTCTGCATTACCATGGCGCATCACGATATGAGGATGCATGATCCCAATATGGATCGCGATAGTTACAACCTCGACAACTTATCTACCCAACGCAGCCATCATGAGTCGCATCGACCAAACTCACCATCAGACCTTATGTCCGGAGCCTCAACCGATATCGAGTCCGGCACATCAACACCGACGCATATCAAGGATGCAAACCAACATCCTTCCTTCGACATTTACGACCCGAACCGACCTAAACTTGGCTTGCGTCAACGCATGAAGCACTTTACTTGGGCTTGGTATACCTTGCCCATGAGTACTGGCGGTCTATcacttctcttcttcgctcAACCAAACCAATTTCCAGGTCTCAAGACTATTGGCCTGGTTATTTatatcatcaacctcataATATTTACCTGCGTGACAACGGCGATGGTATCACGGTTCTTCCTTCACCCGGGAACATTTGCCAAGTCCATGACACATCCACGAGAAGGTTTCTTCTTGCCTACATTTTTCTTATCTGTAGCCACCATCATTACCAGTACCGATAGGTATGCGATACCGAAGGACAACTCAAACCTGGTCTGGGCTGTCCAGGCAACCTTCTGGGGCTACCTTGTCGTCACCCTGATCCTATCTATAGGACAGTACAGCTATGTCTTTGCAGCTCATAGCTTTTCTCTTACTACTATGATGCCCACTTGGATCTTACCCATCTTCCCTATCATGCTTTCGGGTACCATCGCGTCCGTCATCGCCGAGACTCAGCCTCATGTTGCTGCTGTACCTATCATTGTTGCAGGACTAACCTGCCAGGGTCTTGGACTCAGCGTTGCCGTCATGATGTATGCTCATATGATTGGACGTCTGATGCAAGCAGGCCTGCCTAACAGAGAACATCGTCCAGGTCTTTTCATGTGCGTTGGACCACCTGCATTCACTGCCCTAGCTTTGATAGGAATGGCTGAAGGTCTGCCCGAAGACATCGACTTCATCCAAGATGGAACATTTATCAATGTCGGAATGGTTCGACTGATGGCTACCATGAGTGCCATTTTTCTTTGGGCTTTGAGTTTGTGGTGGTTTGGTATCGCCGCCGTTGCCGTTATTCAGTCTCCCCCTAAGTACTTTCATCTCGGATGGTGGGCTATGGTTTTCCCCAACACTGGTTTTACTCTCGCTACTATCTCTATCGCGAGATCCCTTGGCAGCAAGGCCATCGGATGGTTCGCCACTGGAATGAGCATCTTCATTCTCTCTGCTTTCGCTTTCATTTTCTACAGCCACGTTAGGGCTGTCATTTCCCAAGACATCATGTACCCAGGACGGGATGAGGATGTCGAAGATCATTGATTCAAGCATTTCAGCGCAGCATAACTAGACTTCTAAATTGCATAAAGGAACATAAAAATGTTATACACTACTACTGGCATATACTGTCGTTTTCCATTCGCTACCTCCGTGCGTCGCAACCAAACTTTTCTTATAGCAAGGCTTTAATATTCACTCGTTAGTTAGTTTCATCTTTGAATTGATATCATATCTGAATTTGAATCACTCCGTTTCCTAATTAAGAATTTTACTATCTATGCTAGTCCATTTTCACTGTTTCGATCGTTTCATATATCTACGATAAGATCAACCGATCTGAAACCGCATCTTGAGCTCCGAGTCGCATCCCCTTGTCACTGTCGCCGGAGTATAATGCTGCAGCGGAATTTCTTTTCTGAACATTTGACTCACTAAAAATAGTCGCCCTTTTAACTGGTGCACTTGAGACGTTGGTAAATCTGAGCTTTTCAGTAGCTATCACTTCATTGGGTACGTAGTGAATCTCCTTGGCTCGTCATGGGTCGCAGCTCGCTTGCAATCCACTCCTGATGCCACTCTGCAAAAGACCCAAGCCTAGGAAAGCCACTTATTGGTACAACACCGAAGTTATCGGTGAGCTTAGCATCTTCCGTAACAAGGTTGAGTTGTTTTATTGCAGTCTCCAACTTCCATTCCCAGACGGTCTAATCGTGTTCAGGACACCTATTCAgtcaagcttcttggcaagatAATTTTCCCATCTATTGCTCTGGCAGGGCAATAATAACTCACTCGTCAATAAGCACTTGGTAAAAGTCGGATGCATGTACGTAATCAATGCTGACACCCCTCTCTTGGCTGAATACCCGGATAAATGAGGATAGAGTAGTGTTTGTTAGATGCCAACTATCATTATAAACCAGCACCCATACGAAAACGCCAGTGAATGTGTAAGGAACTAGAAACACTCGCAATTATGTCTGAATCAACCACCGAGCAACTCCCCACCCTCCCCTCTGATCTGACTCCCCAGTGGTTCAGTGCCAAACTCGGCCATAAGATCGAATCAGTGGAGAATACGCGCAACATCTGGGGAACCGCAAGTAAACTGTTCTACACACTCACCTACGAAAATGCAACCGAGGAAGAAAGACCAGCCAAAATCTGTGTTAAAGGAGTGTTTGATCCCAAGATGATCGAAGCTCAGCCATGGACCGTCAGTCTGGCTCAACGAGAAGCAGAGTTTTTCTCCAAGGTTGCCCCAAACGTGAGCCATATGATCTTTCCAAAAGGCTGGTGGAGTGGAACAGACGAGAAGCAGGGAATTTCAATCATGAACGATCTTCTCAGCGAAGGTTGCACCTTTCCAGCTGAAGTTGCTTCATACTCGgttgacaaggtcaagaatgGTGTTGAGCAGCTGGCAGGTCTCCATGCTCAGTACTGGGGCCAGAGTCAGGAGGACCATCCATGTAAGAACCTTTGTGAATAATTCCGGTACCAGCGTCTCACACATCTACAGGGATCTGGAACAACTACGATCCTGCCATGACATTCATGTGCAGATCGTGGGACGAAGTGGTTAGAAGACCCGGCCACCCCCAGCTTCCGGAGTATCTGATGGACGGGGCTCGATGTAACGAAGCCTTAGATCGTTACTACGCTGAGCGAAACCCACGTTTCCGAACCCTGTTGCATGGAGATACTCATATCGGAAACATCTACTTCACAGCTGACAACCGTATCGGCTTCCTAGACTGGTCTGCTTTCCACTTTGGTTCATGCTTTCACGATGTCGTGTATCACATGACGGCCATGCTCAGCGTGGAGGATCGTAGGGCTCACGAAATGGAGGTCTTGGACCACTACCTTGAGACACTTCATAGACTTGGAGGTCCCAGGTTTGACCGACATAATGACCCTGAGGTTATGATCGAGTATAAGAGATCATTCATGACTAATGTTATCTGGCTGATCTGCCCGGATGGTCTGCAAAGCAAGGAGCGCGTCGCTACGTTGTGTGAGCGAACTGTCGCAACATATGACGACCATAAGGTTATTGACGTGATTTTGGGTCAACCAAAACCGGTAGCATAGGCGCAGTTCTAGGACAATATCATTGTTTTGGCGCTTCTATTTGGATTCGAAGCCAGACACCTATAGTATTGGCCGGAACTAATGACGTGTTTTACATTCACCGTGTTGTATTTTTATGTCTTGTTGTGATGCTGTGCGACGTGATGATTACGCGCTTGAGTCAAGACGTAGCGTATTGTGTTGATGAGATATGACATTCATGACATAATCTAGGAATAATGAATTACAGATAAATCATAACGTTGAAGGCTTTTAACCAGTGAATAACACAGTGGTTTGTCGTAATTCTAATTTCTTCGTTTATACGTTGCTCACCATTAAATCAAGTAGTTTACATTAACAAAAATGCGCCGCCCTCGATCTATCCTCAACCTTGTCTATGTCCAGTCACTGGCACTTAAGCGATTCTCTACTATGCCTGCATTCAGACAGATTGAATGAAGTCAAGTAGATGAAGACAGATCGCATGCGACCGGCCCCTCGAAGGTTCCCAAAAGCGTGCAAGACGCTGTCCCGAAAGGAGTTGAGGAGAGCCTTCCAGACTCTGTGTGCCCATCTCAATCTCGTTGGAGACAAGAGACTAGCAATGCCCAGAGTCACCCTACCGGCTCCAACCACGGTCAATCCACCAATAAGACGCATGCCAAAAATGATGGATAGGAGTCAATATTGCCCAAGAAGGTCCAAGAGAAGGTTCCTGAGTCTGTTGAGAGGGCTGTACCAAACGCTATTCACGACACAGGAGATACACCAGTCAAAGGAGTCAAGAAGTAAATTCTAGATTATTGACATTAACCGACCGCTGCATCTAGATGACGAAGTGCTTAGtgaagaagccaagccaGGGTATCCTTATCTATTCGTGCACCTAGTAacctcgcttcttcttctgcttcttgaggcACTCAGCACATATGGATTCTATCTCCTTCCTGTCAATAGACGCTGGTTTCCCGCAGGCGCCCATGGCACCGCCCTTCTCCCTTGCCTTTGCACAAGGGATGTCTTCCCACTCATCCTTGAGCAGAAGGTAGCACTTTCGGCAGGAATATTTCCTTTGGACCTTAATACACATCGCTATTGCGCCAAACGTGGTTTCTCTATGCTAAATGATTATATGGCTTGTGTTTGAAAGAGATTTCTTGATCTCTGAGGTGTTTGTTTGAGATGGGAAAGTTTCTAGGAATGATGGATCtgatatttatagttttCATCGACATTCGATTCACTGCAagattatttatattaactGTGATAAGAAATGTAACTATTTGGCGAGCACTCGAATCTTTGCCATCATAATATCACATATCCTCTGTTAGAAACTATAAATTACCAATATACTCAGAGATAGAACTCAAGCGTACTGAAATCCATTTCTACTTCTAGAGCTATGTTCTGATGAGTTTAAGCCAAGGACATGATCGACGTAACCATGACCGGCGATTACTCTGTGTCACTCAGACTCGTCATATGTGGTCGCCTTGGATTCCATCACACCGAGCCTGATTCCTGGAGCCTGGTCTTCTCATAATTTATGTCTGCAGATCGGCCAATCAAAAAACCAATATATAATGAAACATGTCAGCCCCCAGTCTCTTACCCCGCTCCTAAAGCCTCCTTACTGCTTTTCTTTCAACCAGAAAAGTGCAAACTGCAGCTCAGCTATTGCCACAAGGGTTTGTCAAAATGGGGGGCCTCAAAATGCCTCCTGTTGAATCAACGAAAACGAGCTGTCTTGTATTCGAGAACGCCAAGAAGGGCTTGAATGCACTCAAAAAGCCCTGTAAGTACTTTTGCTCTATTTTTCAACTCATACTCAGCACATTCAAGCATAAAAGACGTCTCGTATGGGCGGGCCACCATAGTAGAGACTGAATAATTCAGCAGGATCCTCAGGCCTTTCTGGTGTTGTAAAGCCTGGTTCATCTTCTGTTAAGTATTTGGTAATTTTCTTACTAAAACACAGGTGGGCCTTTCTCTTGGCTAATTCGTATGGGTTCTCGTCGACCGTGAAATGGTATGGGTTTTTGAAAACCTCATTGAGTCTTCTAGCCGACTCAAGAATATATTGGCAGTCACTGAGCTCATCGGGCCAGCAGGTGATGAGTGCTTGTACTTGAGGATACCGGCGAGTGGAATGGTCCAATATTGCCCTCGTCGCATCATTCAAATCATTCACAAATTGTTCCAGACTCTTGAGGGAGGTTGATTCAACGGATGATATATCGCTGGTCCCCGGTGTTGGTGATATCAGATGGCGTCGATGGCGTGACCTTCAGGCTTATTCCGCCAGATATTTCAGTAGGATTAAGGCTCATAGTATCTCTTGGTCAAAAGGACAATTTCCAAGCTGGGCTACAACATGTACTATGGATTATTTCATACAAGGGCAAGGGAGAAATTGTTTATGAGGGGTTTGTCAAGAGGAGACAAAAAAGATAAGAGAAAAGAATAGTGAAGTTGGACATCATTCGATGCCCGTGAAGCTGAAAGATGAATTAAAGTGGCTGGAAGACGTGCTTGCGCAAAATGGTAGCGCTCCAATGTGACAGTGAGCCATGCGAGGGCTGCATCCCAATCACCAGCTGGCTCAAGTGATGACTTGTCACTCTTCCACCTTCATCATATCATTCTACGGTCCAACTTACGTTTCTAAACCTGTAGAAGTGGTATGGCCATCAGGAGACCTGACTCGTATCTGCCTATATCTAGCTCACGATTCTTGAAACTGGTATCACGAAAATGGACTATCTACAAGAAAGTCTAAGCAGGCTTCGACTGCATCGTTAGAATGTATCAGACATTTTCACATTTGACTATCCTAGAGAAGGGTTTCTACGACGGCGAATTTGGAAACCTTGATGTAGCCCAGGATGGCCTCGATTCAAGGCTACATTCCGCGTACGCTGATGGCAGAATAAGTCGCCATAAAAGTGGCAGTGTATGGCAGGGTGCGTGCCATTTAAGTATCATGCCCTAATACCGGAGAAGCCCATGGTGATCTGCCCCAGTATTTTGCACGTTTGTTTGATGAAGGCAGTTGACTCCTGTCCGAAGCTAAGATTAACTTCCCAGACTTACGCATCATCCACGTTTGCCGTCCTTCTAAATCTCGGCTCAAACATATTCAGCCAAGGCCTCTCCTGCCGCAAAGACGCCTCCGCCATCTGTTCCAAGAAGTCTTGGAGCCCATGGTACGGGTAAACAGTAAAATCCCATGCGGTCCAACTAATAAAGCCCCATTCGAGATTTCTGAAATTCTCCATGCTGCCGTATGTCTCCTCAACAAGGCGGTCAAGTTCACGGCGTTGAACCTCATCCCGTTTCTCATATGTCTTGAAGAAATAATCTTTAGCtggctgaagaagatcctGACCTATGAGGAAGAAGTGGCCAGCCCTTTCTTCGTGGTTGATATCGCCCGAGAGACAGATACACCGAGGCTTTTCGACTTTTGGCCATTCCAGGATGTTTTTCGTCCATGCTAGTGGCTCACCGTCATTCAGCAGAGGAAGTTCATTGCCTTCGAGGAAGTCGATCTCTTGCCAATTGACTTCCTGGGCAGCAGCCAGG encodes:
- a CDS encoding enolase C-terminal domain-like protein, which codes for MAQRSIIKDIVITPVAFHDMPLLNSVGVHEPYALRSIIEIITEDSYGLGESYGDSAHLDRLQKAADKIKGLSIYSTNIIYQKCVESLKTDTNTGGDGMGGMVTTASVADKVFSPFEVACLDLQGKLAGISVSDLLGGRVRDQVQYSAYLFYKWGGHPGHEDDEYGPALDPQGVVKQAKKIIDEYGFKAIKLKGGVFPPAEEVAAIKALHEAFPDLPLRLDPNAAWTVETSKWVAKELDGIVEYLEDPAGEIEGMAAVAKEASMPLATNMAVVSFDHLPPSILQNAVQVILSDHHFWGGLRKSQTLASICATWGLRLSMHSNSHLGISLAAMTHLASATPNLDYACDTHWPWKRRDEDVVVDGALKWKDGGVVVPTVPGLGVELDRERLAKLHQQYLDCGLKKRDDTTYMKRFQPDFSEKIPRW
- a CDS encoding kinase-like domain-containing protein, whose translation is MSESTTEQLPTLPSDLTPQWFSAKLGHKIESVENTRNIWGTASKLFYTLTYENATEEERPAKICVKGVFDPKMIEAQPWTVSLAQREAEFFSKVAPNVSHMIFPKGWWSGTDEKQGISIMNDLLSEGCTFPAEVASYSVDKVKNGVEQLAGLHAQYWGQSQEDHPWIWNNYDPAMTFMCRSWDEVVRRPGHPQLPEYLMDGARCNEALDRYYAERNPRFRTLLHGDTHIGNIYFTADNRIGFLDWSAFHFGSCFHDVVYHMTAMLSVEDRRAHEMEVLDHYLETLHRLGGPRFDRHNDPEVMIEYKRSFMTNVIWLICPDGLQSKERVATLCERTVATYDDHKVIDVILGQPKPVA
- a CDS encoding voltage-dependent anion channel-domain-containing protein, whose translation is MAHHDMRMHDPNMDRDSYNLDNLSTQRSHHESHRPNSPSDLMSGASTDIESGTSTPTHIKDANQHPSFDIYDPNRPKLGLRQRMKHFTWAWYTLPMSTGGLSLLFFAQPNQFPGLKTIGLVIYIINLIIFTCVTTAMVSRFFLHPGTFAKSMTHPREGFFLPTFFLSVATIITSTDRYAIPKDNSNLVWAVQATFWGYLVVTLILSIGQYSYVFAAHSFSLTTMMPTWILPIFPIMLSGTIASVIAETQPHVAAVPIIVAGLTCQGLGLSVAVMMYAHMIGRLMQAGLPNREHRPGLFMCVGPPAFTALALIGMAEGLPEDIDFIQDGTFINVGMVRLMATMSAIFLWALSLWWFGIAAVAVIQSPPKYFHLGWWAMVFPNTGFTLATISIARSLGSKAIGWFATGMSIFILSAFAFIFYSHVRAVISQDIMYPGRDEDVEDH